In Fimbriimonadales bacterium, the following are encoded in one genomic region:
- a CDS encoding GRP family sugar transporter, with protein sequence MTDSATLGFVLALISAFPFAAYILPRKLSTLPVLEYQFWLSIAIVPSFLLVAWVFRAPLTGRGDLLFWAFSCGLLWAMGSIFYSLAVDHLGVARSTPIKNLAPMFASIYGILIFGEYTIREPRGMLMDILGVSFMVLAAVILGRAGALEHERAFAYDASKTEAERKRAFIWGWVFSFLTAVMYGSYSIPLKHVLRQGFNPFSACAYLGLGVLTFSTIMFTTRKIMGGQLNFDLPNRRELGLTTCAGVIWASGQLLGTVAMLHVPMSVSWPVSNVSTLIAVVWGVWVFREVHLEKHKGEVAASVGLYILGLVLLALAAPRGKV encoded by the coding sequence TTGACGGATTCCGCCACGCTCGGATTCGTTCTTGCTTTGATCTCCGCCTTCCCGTTCGCAGCGTACATATTGCCTCGTAAATTAAGCACTCTCCCTGTTTTGGAATATCAGTTTTGGCTCTCGATTGCCATCGTTCCGAGTTTTCTTCTTGTTGCATGGGTTTTCCGAGCGCCGTTAACAGGACGCGGAGATTTACTTTTTTGGGCTTTTAGTTGCGGATTGCTTTGGGCGATGGGTTCGATTTTTTATAGTTTAGCGGTAGACCATCTGGGTGTCGCACGAAGTACACCGATAAAAAACCTCGCTCCTATGTTTGCAAGTATTTACGGCATCCTGATTTTCGGTGAATACACGATTCGCGAACCGCGTGGGATGTTGATGGATATTTTAGGTGTGAGTTTTATGGTGCTCGCGGCAGTGATTTTAGGAAGAGCGGGCGCATTGGAGCATGAACGAGCGTTCGCTTACGATGCGTCGAAAACGGAGGCGGAGCGAAAAAGAGCATTCATATGGGGTTGGGTATTTTCGTTCCTCACTGCGGTCATGTACGGAAGTTATTCGATACCGTTGAAACACGTATTGCGACAAGGTTTCAACCCTTTTTCCGCTTGTGCATATCTCGGCTTGGGCGTTTTGACATTTTCCACAATCATGTTTACCACTCGCAAAATTATGGGGGGGCAATTGAACTTCGATTTACCGAATCGAAGGGAATTAGGATTAACGACGTGCGCAGGTGTCATATGGGCATCGGGACAACTTTTAGGTACGGTCGCAATGCTTCACGTACCGATGTCCGTAAGTTGGCCAGTTTCGAATGTAAGCACGTTGATTGCCGTCGTATGGGGGGTTTGGGTGTTTCGAGAAGTACATCTGGAAAAGCATAAAGGGGAAGTCGCTGCCAGCGTCGGTCTTTACATTCTCGGTCTCGTGCTACTTGCATTAGCCGCACCTCGTGGAAAAGTTTAA
- the murB gene encoding UDP-N-acetylmuramate dehydrogenase: MQQKVMEEQIAELEKWLPECLRIHKEVPLHQYTTLQTGGNARYFVKVSNIEDFALVTSLAQQWNLPHWIIGSGSNLLPSDKGVPGLVIFNACSRIDLDNDLYAETGCWFQDLYLKSAQRGLAGLEFAVGIPGTLGGALVSNAGAYRANIAERLAGIEIVENGERRWVKPHYLQFGYRDSILRRPNAPSIALLAVRLRLEPGDSKRIYDLAREYQRQRISKQPPQASAGSFFKNVEDKAFAETLDLLPEKLKEAGVVPAGFLIEHAGLKGARCGRAIISKKHANFICNLGGATATQIATLANRAKTAVYEKYGVRLEEEVLYFGDWSDVN, from the coding sequence GTGCAACAGAAAGTTATGGAAGAGCAAATCGCCGAACTTGAAAAGTGGCTCCCCGAATGCCTCCGTATTCATAAAGAAGTTCCTCTCCATCAATACACGACTCTTCAAACGGGAGGCAATGCACGCTATTTTGTCAAAGTTTCGAACATCGAAGACTTTGCGTTAGTAACGAGTCTCGCTCAGCAATGGAATCTTCCTCATTGGATAATCGGCTCGGGAAGCAACCTTCTCCCATCGGACAAAGGCGTTCCAGGCCTTGTCATTTTCAATGCTTGTTCAAGGATCGATTTGGATAACGACCTTTATGCAGAAACGGGTTGCTGGTTCCAAGACCTATATTTAAAATCTGCTCAACGCGGACTTGCGGGTCTTGAATTCGCAGTAGGAATCCCGGGAACTTTGGGGGGTGCGCTCGTGAGCAACGCAGGCGCTTATCGAGCCAACATTGCCGAGCGATTGGCTGGCATCGAAATCGTCGAAAACGGAGAAAGACGTTGGGTGAAGCCGCATTATCTTCAATTCGGTTATCGAGATTCCATCCTTCGAAGACCGAACGCTCCTTCGATTGCTCTTTTAGCCGTGCGATTGAGATTAGAGCCAGGCGACTCGAAACGCATATACGACTTAGCGCGGGAATATCAAAGGCAACGCATCAGCAAACAGCCCCCCCAGGCGAGCGCGGGTTCTTTTTTCAAAAACGTCGAAGACAAAGCCTTCGCAGAGACGCTCGATCTCTTGCCGGAAAAACTCAAAGAAGCCGGGGTAGTGCCTGCAGGATTTCTTATCGAGCACGCGGGATTGAAAGGCGCGCGTTGCGGACGGGCAATCATTTCGAAAAAACACGCGAATTTCATTTGCAATTTAGGGGGGGCAACGGCGACACAAATCGCGACATTAGCGAATCGCGCAAAAACTGCAGTTTACGAAAAATACGGCGTACGATTGGAGGAAGAGGTTTTATACTTCGGAGATTGGAGTGACGTGAATTGA